GAGCAAGCATCATCGCCGCGAGCGTGAGCCAGCGCGGCACGGGTAGCCGCCGGGACTCGATCACTTCGCGAAACAGCACGGCCCCGGGTTCGGTAAGCGAGGCGCCGCACTCGGGGCAGGTATCACCCTCGCCGCGCGGATAGCCGCAGGCGGCGCAGATAGCCGGGTGATCGCGCAGGGCGCGATGCTTGCGCGGACGGATGCCGCGGATGACCCGTGCCGCAAGGCTCGAACGCTTACGATTTGCGACGAGGTAGAGCACGCTGCCGAAGAACGCCACGGCGAACAGCGGCCCGATCACGGCGATGTACGCCGCATGGACGATCTCGAACAGTTCCCCCCAGAGCGTCGTCACGGCCACTCCACCCCCAACACCCGTGCCCAGTTCCCACCCGCAAACCCCGCGACTTCCGCCTCGCTCCAGCCCTCGCTTCGGAGCAGGTCGAGCAGCTTGTGAAGATCGTTCGGCGTGTTCACACCCTCGGGCAGGTCGGTTGCCGCGAAGCCGCCGTCCATGTCGGTGCCCAGGCACACCTTGTCGCGGCCGGCGATCTCGGCGACGTGCAGCACGTGCTCGAGTGCGGTGCGCAGGGGTGGGCGTTTCTTCTCCTTGTCGAACTCGGGATCGAGGAATGGCGCGTACAGATTGATGCCGATGACGCCGCCGCGGCGCGCGATCTCGGCGATGGTCTCGTCGCGCAGGTGGCGCTGGTTGGTACCGCCCAGCAGCTCACGGGCATTGCTGTGGCTCGCGACAACACGGCCGCCCGACATCTCGAGCAACTCGTCCATCGCCTTGTCGCTCAGGTGCGAGAGATCGTGGATGATGCCGGCGGCGTCGATTGCGCGCACGACGTCGCGACCCTCGGCGGTCATGCCGGTCTCCTGCGAGTTGCCGCCCGCGTAGCGCGAGCCCATCGCCCACGCCAGGCCGATCGCGATGACGCCCTGCTCGCCCCACCACGCGACCTGGTCAGCGTTCTCGATCGGGTCGGCGCCCTCCATCAGGATGCCCAGTTGCAACGGCGCGTTGCCCGTGTTCGGCAGCAGATCGATGACGCCCGCGTCGCGCCAGGCGTGGTAGAGCTTGAGTTGCCGCAAGCCCGCGCGGTGCGCGGCCTCGGCATCACCGGACGGGTAGGTGTGCTGGAAGCCGCCGAGCTGCAGGGCCTGGGGCGAGTCCTGCTCGGTCATCTCGGTGAAGATGGTGCCCAAGCAGCCGCGAACGTTGCCGTCCTTGAGCGATGGCAGCGTGACGGCGGCGGGCAAGAGCGTGCCACGACACTGCGCGAGCGGCGCGTGCATGTCGCGCCCGATCTCGGCCAGGTATGTCAGGTCGAGATGGCCGTCGAAGATGGGCGTGTTACCGCTGTCGCTCACGGGCCGGCGGCTTCCGCTTCGGGGCTGGCGTCGGCGTTGTCGTTCGATTCGGCCGGTGGCTTGCCGCCGGGAAATGCGCGGTGCGGCAGGCTCTCGAACTCGAGATGGAAGTGCGTGGGTTCGAAGAACGTGCCCGGCTCGGTGCGCAGCCACGGATCCCGAACGTGTCGGAAGAGTTCATACGGCAGTTCGGCGCGGATG
This window of the Phycisphaerales bacterium genome carries:
- a CDS encoding membrane dipeptidase, with protein sequence MSDSGNTPIFDGHLDLTYLAEIGRDMHAPLAQCRGTLLPAAVTLPSLKDGNVRGCLGTIFTEMTEQDSPQALQLGGFQHTYPSGDAEAAHRAGLRQLKLYHAWRDAGVIDLLPNTGNAPLQLGILMEGADPIENADQVAWWGEQGVIAIGLAWAMGSRYAGGNSQETGMTAEGRDVVRAIDAAGIIHDLSHLSDKAMDELLEMSGGRVVASHSNARELLGGTNQRHLRDETIAEIARRGGVIGINLYAPFLDPEFDKEKKRPPLRTALEHVLHVAEIAGRDKVCLGTDMDGGFAATDLPEGVNTPNDLHKLLDLLRSEGWSEAEVAGFAGGNWARVLGVEWP